A segment of the Aureliella helgolandensis genome:
AGCGGGAGCCCGCAAGAAGGAAGCCCAATTCGGACGACTTCGCGACGCGTACTCTAGCCCCGATTGTGTCCACACATCTTGCAGACCATTCGAGGCTTTGCTGGAATTGGCAAGCAGGTGTTCGCGTCCTGCATCGCCGTGTACGGTATCCTATTGGCTCCAACCGGCTATCAGGTCCGCAGCAAACCGGATGTACGCTCTGGGCCGCGACCGCTGGAAGTTGAACAGGTACTGAAAATTCGAGAGAATCCAACCGAGAACAAAAGGGGCGTGATAAGTTCTCTATGAGCATCGCTGTTTCCATCGAATTCAAAGACTGAGCCTAAAGTACCATGACAAAGCGATTTCCACTTCTACTGTTGGCCATCAGTGCCCTTCTACTTCTGGTCTTCTACAGTCAATGGACCCCAGAGGCGGCGCGAGTCTCGGGGTTCATCGAAGCCGACGAAATCCGGCTTGGTTCTCGTGTGGGCGGACGCGTCGCAAATGTTCAAGTCACAGAGGGGCAACCCGTTCAGGCTGGCGAAGTGCTGGTTGAGTTAGAACCGTTTGACCTGCTGGAGCGAGAAGCGCAACTGGAGTTTTCGCTGGCGGCTGCAGAGGCCGACTACAAGCGCTTTTCCAATGGATTCCGCGACGAGGAAAAGGCTCAAGCAAAATCCAGGTTCGAACAACTGCAGGCAAGGCTTGACCTGCTGGCTGCGGGAGCGCGACAGGCGGAAATTGAGGCTGCACGTGGGCGTTTATCAATGGCTCAAGTCGAAAGGAAGCTTGCCGAGCAAACGTTTAAGAGAGTCGAGCAGCTTGTCCTAGAGAATGCGGTGTCCCAACAAGAGGTTGAGGCCGCTAGCGAGGCCCTGGAGGCCGCAGCGGCCAATGTTGTCGTTCGACAGCAGGAGTTGAATCTACTCGAAGCGGGTACGCGTAAAGAAGAGCTGCGCGAAGCTGCAGCGCGCCTAGAGGAGGCGTATCAGGCTTGGCAATTGATGGAGCATGGTTACCGCGCCGAGGAGATAGAGCAGGCCCAAGCCGCTCGAGATGCAGCACAAGCCGCATTGGAAGCAATTCGTCAACAAAAGGAAGAGCTCAACATCAAGAGTCCTATTGATGGATCAATTGAATCGCTTGATCTGCAGCCAGGGGACATGGTGGCCGCGGGAGCGCCGGTGTTATCAATGTTGGACAAAGACAATCTCTGGGTGCGGGCCTATGTGCCCCAAAACCGCATTGGCATCAAAGTAGGGCAGACCGTTCGCGTTACCGTCGACACCTACCCTGACGAGCCGTTTACAGGCACGGTCTCGTTTGTTGCTCGCCAAGCTGAATTCACGCCTAACAATGTTCAGACGCTGGAGGAGCGATCCAAACAAGTTTTTCGCTTCAAAGTGGCCATTGAAAATCGACGAGACCTGCTCCGCCCGGGAATGATGGCCGATGTCTGGCTGGAGCAAGCAGGGGGAGGAGAATGAACACTCCCATCATTGACGTGCGTTCCCTGTCTCGGTCGTTCGGTACGCTTGTGGCCGTGCAGGATGTTTCATTCCAGGTACATCGAGGCTCAATCTTCGGACTATTGGGGCCCAACGGAAGCGGAAAATCGACGATCATACGCATGTTGCTGGGGATTCTTCCGCCCAGTAAGGGTGACGCCAGTGTGCTCGGACTGAATGTGCGCAGCGACGCAGAACAGATCAAACCGCGTGTCGGTTACATGTCCCAGCAATTCAGCCTCTATGGCGATCTCTCGGTACAAGAAAATCTTGATTTCTATGGTCGGATCTACGGGCTTGATCGGGAGCGTTTGGCTGAGCGACGCGAAGACGTACTCAGCCTGACCGGCCTGAAAGACCGACTACCGCAGTTGGCAGATACGCTTTCAGGTGGTTGGAAACAACGACTGGCTTTAGCTTGCTCGTTGATCCATGAACCGGAGGTTCTATTCCTGGATGAACCGACCGCCGGAATTGATCCCGTTGCACGGCGACACCTCTGGGATTTGCTGTTCGAATTGTCGGGTCGGGGAGTCACCCTGTTCGTCACCACGCACTACATGGACGAAGCAGAACGATGTACTGAGGTCGGCTACATCTATCAGTCTCACTTGCTTGTACTGGGTAAGCCTCACCAACTGAAACAGCTCCCCGAAGTTAATCCTGCAGGCACGCAACGGTACGAAATTCGTCTGCCAAGTCCGGCACGACATCTCGCCGCCTTGCGCCGTCTACCCGAGGTCCATGACGCGACGCTTTTCGGCGAAACGATTCACCTGCTAATGGACCAATCGCATTCACCCCGGCAGATTCTTAGCCAATTGGAGTTACCACCGTCGGCGGAGACGCGCAAGATCTCTCCGAGTTTAGAAGATGTCTTCGTAACCTTGACGAGCAACGCCGAGAAGCAAAGCATTGAACCAGGAGCTCCCCCGAGCGTTCCCGACGCCGACCTCGCCACCAAGGATTCAACTCCTCCACCATCCCTAACTTCTTCGCCAGCCCTAGCCGCTCCACCAGCCCTAACTTCTTCGCCAACCCTAGCCGCTCCCCCTCCGCCAGCGGCTACCGCCGCAGCCCCTCCTGCGACATCCAGGGCTGCTAAGCCCTTTTCCCGAGTACGTTCCGGGGTTGTTCCCAATGCCGCATCGCCAGCAAAGCCGCACCGAAACTCATGGACGGGACTGTGGGCTGTGTTGCTCAAGGAACTGGTTCATATCCGCCGGCAACCGACGACGTTGTTTTTTATGCTGGTGATCCCAGCGATGCAGACCATAATTTTTGGATATGCGATCGATACTCAGATTGAGCACATCCCAACGGTCATGTTCAATATGGATGGCCGACAGATATCGCGAGAGCTAACCGCCGCATTCGAGAACACGCGTCGCTTTCGCATTGACGCACAGGTGCGGGACGAAGAATCCTTTCAGCGAGCGCTGTCATCGGGACGGGCCAAAGTCGGAATTCGCATTCCCCCTAATTATGCCGATCAATTGCTGCGTGGCGAACAAACGAAGCTACAAGTTTTGATTGATGGCAGCGATTCTCAAGTCGCGACAACGGCGCAGAGTACCGCACAACTTCTCGGCATGAACTTGTCCATTCAGATGGCCAGAGCCAAAGGCGATGCGCTGCAATTAGCACCAGCCCGCAACGCATCTGGTCAAGGCGTCTTGCCCATCGAGGTGC
Coding sequences within it:
- a CDS encoding HlyD family secretion protein, coding for MTKRFPLLLLAISALLLLVFYSQWTPEAARVSGFIEADEIRLGSRVGGRVANVQVTEGQPVQAGEVLVELEPFDLLEREAQLEFSLAAAEADYKRFSNGFRDEEKAQAKSRFEQLQARLDLLAAGARQAEIEAARGRLSMAQVERKLAEQTFKRVEQLVLENAVSQQEVEAASEALEAAAANVVVRQQELNLLEAGTRKEELREAAARLEEAYQAWQLMEHGYRAEEIEQAQAARDAAQAALEAIRQQKEELNIKSPIDGSIESLDLQPGDMVAAGAPVLSMLDKDNLWVRAYVPQNRIGIKVGQTVRVTVDTYPDEPFTGTVSFVARQAEFTPNNVQTLEERSKQVFRFKVAIENRRDLLRPGMMADVWLEQAGGGE
- a CDS encoding ABC transporter permease; translation: MNTPIIDVRSLSRSFGTLVAVQDVSFQVHRGSIFGLLGPNGSGKSTIIRMLLGILPPSKGDASVLGLNVRSDAEQIKPRVGYMSQQFSLYGDLSVQENLDFYGRIYGLDRERLAERREDVLSLTGLKDRLPQLADTLSGGWKQRLALACSLIHEPEVLFLDEPTAGIDPVARRHLWDLLFELSGRGVTLFVTTHYMDEAERCTEVGYIYQSHLLVLGKPHQLKQLPEVNPAGTQRYEIRLPSPARHLAALRRLPEVHDATLFGETIHLLMDQSHSPRQILSQLELPPSAETRKISPSLEDVFVTLTSNAEKQSIEPGAPPSVPDADLATKDSTPPPSLTSSPALAAPPALTSSPTLAAPPPPAATAAAPPATSRAAKPFSRVRSGVVPNAASPAKPHRNSWTGLWAVLLKELVHIRRQPTTLFFMLVIPAMQTIIFGYAIDTQIEHIPTVMFNMDGRQISRELTAAFENTRRFRIDAQVRDEESFQRALSSGRAKVGIRIPPNYADQLLRGEQTKLQVLIDGSDSQVATTAQSTAQLLGMNLSIQMARAKGDALQLAPARNASGQGVLPIEVRTRMLYNPDLDSSHFFVPGLVGIILQLVTLFLTSFAVVRERELGTLEQLFVTPVGRKGLLLGKLLPYALVGFLSFLIVLVVMIYVFHVNIRGSITLLLVLSMLFMVCSLALGLLVSTIAKTQLEAFQFAFVIMLPSVLLSGFVFPRSEMPLPIYLITFTIPVTYYIEILRGVVLRGADFVDLMPWVLGLTICGVVVLTLSVARFQKRISG